A genome region from Chloroflexaceae bacterium includes the following:
- the cheB gene encoding chemotaxis-specific protein-glutamate methyltransferase CheB: MGDSLRILIVDDSPLMRSLLRQLLEWDSEIQVVGEAGDGQQGLALVAELKPDLVILDVQMPVMDGLETTRQIMAYHPTPILVFTGTMSNREVDITFEMLGAGALDVMEKPALADPAALELARRSLVRKIRLLSRVRVVTHLRGRRTRGQQRLASDPPAGPSPVCFPGRQEPSLALEAQPGLCPVVVIGASTGGPRVVRQILTALPADFPAAIIVVQHIADGFSAGMVEWLAQSVPLQVTLATEGMPIRPGHVLVAPDRYDLLVQPNGTIHLSGLPLLIQRPAIDIVMQSVAAVCAKQAVGVLLTGMGRDGAIGMLAIRRAGGYAIAQDGASCAIFGMPRAAIELGAADIVLPPQQIAAALCQRLAAGPYARRPSRGS, translated from the coding sequence ATGGGCGACTCATTGCGCATTCTCATCGTTGATGACTCGCCTCTGATGCGGAGCCTGCTGCGCCAGTTGCTGGAGTGGGATTCGGAGATACAGGTGGTCGGCGAAGCTGGCGATGGACAGCAGGGCCTGGCGCTGGTAGCCGAACTCAAGCCCGATCTGGTGATCCTGGATGTGCAGATGCCGGTGATGGACGGCCTGGAGACGACGCGGCAGATTATGGCCTATCATCCGACGCCGATCCTGGTGTTCACCGGGACGATGTCCAACCGAGAAGTTGACATAACCTTTGAGATGCTTGGCGCCGGCGCTCTCGATGTAATGGAGAAGCCGGCGCTCGCTGATCCGGCGGCGCTGGAACTGGCGCGGCGGTCGCTGGTGCGTAAGATCCGGCTGCTCTCGCGGGTGCGTGTAGTGACGCATCTGCGGGGCCGACGCACTCGCGGGCAGCAACGATTGGCAAGCGACCCTCCGGCAGGGCCGTCGCCGGTGTGCTTCCCCGGGCGGCAGGAGCCGTCACTGGCGCTGGAAGCGCAACCCGGACTGTGTCCGGTAGTCGTGATCGGGGCCTCTACCGGAGGGCCGCGGGTGGTGCGGCAGATCCTTACTGCCCTGCCAGCCGACTTTCCCGCCGCAATCATCGTTGTGCAGCACATTGCCGACGGCTTCAGCGCGGGCATGGTCGAGTGGCTGGCGCAGAGCGTGCCGCTACAGGTGACGCTGGCGACCGAAGGCATGCCCATTCGCCCCGGTCACGTGCTGGTCGCGCCGGATCGCTACGATCTGCTGGTGCAGCCGAATGGCACGATCCACCTGAGCGGACTGCCGCTGCTTATCCAGCGCCCTGCGATTGACATCGTGATGCAATCGGTGGCCGCGGTCTGCGCGAAGCAGGCCGTGGGGGTTTTGCTCACGGGCATGGGGCGAGATGGGGCGATTGGAATGCTGGCCATTCGCCGGGCAGGGGGATACGCCATTGCGCAGGACGGCGCCTCGTGCGCCATCTTTGGCATGCCGCGGGCGGCGATCGAACTGGGGGCCGCCGACATTGTGCTGCCGCCGCAGCAGATCGCCGCGGCTCTCTGCCAGCGCCTGGCCGCAGGACCCTATGCCCGGCGCCCTTCACGTGGCAGTTGA
- a CDS encoding tetratricopeptide repeat protein, protein MTTWLPAKQALAAHHLAALRDLVADYCGVYLDDSRLAALETAARRRAEFLGQSPLIYVTALRTRRDPLELQQLAELLLNHETQFFRNRPHMDALRAEVLPALHQRLPPGLPLRIWSAGCSTGEEAYSIAIVALEALGDPPPRPIEIWATDLSASALARARAGVYRGRTLANLSVQQRSRFFERRGDALAIGPAARRLVRFEQFNLLDPVPPQAHGTHVIFCQNVTIYFQVRTCRALMERFYRALDEGGTLFLGFSETLWNIFDRFRWREVAGTYVYVKESERHEPVRSVPGPSSDAAPWPVARQRAVKAVRPSGAEVTARGRALLAAGDAQSALELFAEAPPSDRYAPQILALAARAHADRGDLDLAAAEAHRALELDPLTTEAHILIGLIYARQGQHIAAIEQLERARYLDGDSPVIAFHLAESYRQAGRLESALREYRSALKHLAALPPDQLIDGVASGWLTETCRRYEALLNDASRRG, encoded by the coding sequence ATGACTACCTGGCTGCCTGCCAAACAGGCGCTGGCCGCTCACCATCTTGCCGCGTTGCGTGACCTGGTGGCCGACTACTGCGGGGTTTATCTTGATGATTCGCGTCTGGCGGCGCTCGAGACGGCGGCCCGGCGCCGGGCGGAGTTCCTTGGGCAGTCACCGCTGATCTACGTAACCGCCCTGCGCACCCGCCGTGATCCGCTGGAACTCCAGCAGCTCGCCGAACTGTTGCTCAACCACGAGACACAGTTCTTTCGCAACCGGCCGCATATGGATGCGCTCCGTGCCGAGGTGTTGCCCGCGCTGCACCAGCGCCTGCCGCCGGGCCTGCCACTGCGCATCTGGAGCGCCGGGTGCAGCACGGGCGAGGAAGCCTACTCCATCGCCATCGTGGCCCTGGAGGCGCTGGGCGATCCGCCGCCGCGACCGATCGAGATCTGGGCCACCGACCTGAGCGCGTCGGCGCTGGCCAGGGCGCGGGCGGGGGTCTACCGTGGTCGCACCCTGGCTAATCTGTCGGTGCAACAACGGTCGCGCTTCTTCGAGCGGCGTGGCGATGCACTGGCCATCGGGCCGGCAGCGCGGCGACTGGTGCGCTTCGAGCAATTTAACCTGCTCGATCCCGTTCCTCCACAGGCCCATGGCACGCACGTGATCTTCTGCCAGAATGTGACCATTTACTTCCAGGTCCGCACCTGCCGGGCGCTGATGGAGCGGTTTTACCGGGCGCTCGACGAGGGCGGAACGCTGTTCCTGGGATTCTCGGAAACGTTGTGGAACATCTTTGATCGCTTTCGCTGGCGCGAGGTGGCGGGAACCTACGTGTACGTAAAGGAGTCTGAGCGTCACGAACCCGTTCGCAGTGTTCCCGGGCCTAGCAGTGACGCCGCCCCCTGGCCAGTCGCACGCCAGCGGGCGGTAAAAGCGGTGCGCCCCAGCGGGGCCGAGGTCACTGCGCGGGGGCGCGCGCTCCTTGCCGCTGGCGACGCTCAATCGGCGCTGGAGCTTTTTGCGGAGGCGCCGCCGTCCGACCGGTACGCTCCACAGATTCTGGCCCTGGCTGCGCGCGCCCACGCTGATCGCGGCGATCTCGATCTGGCCGCCGCCGAGGCCCACCGCGCCCTGGAACTCGACCCGCTGACCACCGAGGCGCATATCTTGATCGGTCTGATCTATGCGCGGCAGGGGCAGCACATCGCGGCGATAGAGCAGTTGGAACGGGCGCGCTACCTGGATGGCGACTCACCGGTGATCGCCTTTCATCTGGCCGAAAGTTATCGCCAGGCGGGGCGTCTGGAGAGCGCACTGCGCGAGTATCGCAGCGCGCTGAAACATCTGGCTGCACTTCCGCCCGATCAGTTGATTGATGGAGTCGCCTCAGGATGGTTGACCGAAACCTGCCGGCGCTACGAGGCCTTGTTGAACGATGCAAGCCGTCGCGGATAG
- a CDS encoding serine/threonine-protein phosphatase: MSALTAEQQRRAAELEQELQLARDLQQGLLLEAAPRLRGWEVAAVSLPARELGGDLYDFLRLDGQTQGIMIGDVSGKGLAAALRMAVARTVFRHEARRGEAPGETLAAVNRGVLSEIPQGMVTMLYARLDTAQGLLQVANAGHTFPLIVNGQVQELELSGLPLGVDPDSEYAEARVALRPGDSVVLYTDGLPEAENRSGALFSFERLQKLIEEHRCLKPRALVARLLHELRAWSEGAQSDDVTIVVLRRRCSRLGDELRSVMTEVLDNERADGFWAEALGLVGAAHADDAETWIAVLPEVLKLAQSHYGRGLARELHQQLRIAAEDYR; encoded by the coding sequence TTGTCAGCCCTTACCGCCGAGCAGCAGCGCCGCGCTGCCGAGCTCGAACAGGAGTTGCAACTCGCCCGTGACCTGCAACAGGGCCTGCTTCTGGAAGCCGCTCCACGGCTGCGCGGGTGGGAGGTGGCCGCCGTCTCGCTGCCCGCCCGCGAGCTGGGTGGCGATCTGTACGACTTCTTACGCCTGGACGGGCAAACCCAGGGGATCATGATCGGCGATGTGAGCGGCAAGGGGCTGGCGGCAGCGCTGCGAATGGCCGTGGCGCGCACCGTCTTTCGCCACGAGGCCCGCCGGGGCGAGGCGCCGGGGGAGACCCTGGCGGCGGTCAACCGAGGCGTGCTGAGCGAGATCCCGCAGGGGATGGTGACGATGCTGTATGCCCGGCTCGACACTGCCCAGGGGCTGTTGCAGGTGGCCAATGCCGGGCACACCTTCCCGCTGATCGTCAACGGCCAGGTGCAAGAACTGGAACTCTCTGGCCTGCCTCTGGGGGTGGATCCCGACAGCGAATATGCCGAGGCCCGAGTCGCCCTGCGCCCCGGCGACAGCGTGGTTTTGTACACCGATGGTCTGCCGGAAGCCGAAAACCGCAGCGGGGCGCTCTTCAGCTTCGAGCGACTGCAGAAGCTGATTGAAGAGCATCGCTGCCTGAAGCCTCGGGCGCTGGTTGCGAGGCTGCTGCACGAACTGCGGGCCTGGAGCGAAGGCGCGCAAAGCGACGATGTCACTATCGTCGTCTTGCGGCGCCGTTGCAGCCGTCTGGGCGACGAATTGCGGAGCGTTATGACCGAAGTGCTGGACAATGAACGGGCCGACGGCTTCTGGGCGGAAGCCCTGGGACTGGTGGGCGCCGCGCATGCCGATGACGCCGAGACCTGGATCGCCGTTTTGCCAGAGGTGCTCAAGCTCGCCCAGAGCCATTACGGGCGCGGACTGGCCCGCGAATTGCACCAGCAACTGCGCATCGCTGCCGAGGATTATCGCTGA
- a CDS encoding tetratricopeptide repeat protein, which produces MAVNDQLQFMPLDLDTFAGSERFMAGTRLGAAFSQGMRSYLRAAYAEAIEHFKAALIAAYVDGEEQAQIYERERAIIYLYIGNALAFQEDWEGALREYLEAVQTDSQLAEAHYNLGVAFAALNQIDRAIAAFKETLEHNPRLYEAHFALGRCYQKIDDAGRAYIHYNSACNARPQAAEPRYYMGLMHQSHGAHELAQRCFAEALRVEPTFVSPDPEPGDSALVTRSEEEVAQWYYRLSHALKQQNYEEEAERIYRALLQWRPQEYLAHYLLGNLLARQQRWDEALEEYRQVPPEHSHYVDARLRMSAVLRLRKQPREAYELLFDCARLYPNSGRLFLSMGKLLYDMGLNGQATRAFERAVELLPNDAQAHYLLGFMYTVLGREHWALAAWRKAVELAPDAHSLRYDLGYMYVRRGLYKLAVTEFQHVLDHWPDDIETTFMLGLCYREILEPDKAIPLFEKVLRSNPRHVQALYYLGACYLQIGNAPLGKAYLRRYDHLMRQMPVVARPAMRSRRTTDSPAGATHQPPGGRVRESSANGVR; this is translated from the coding sequence ATGGCGGTCAATGATCAACTGCAGTTCATGCCGCTCGATCTTGATACCTTTGCCGGAAGCGAGCGGTTCATGGCGGGCACGCGACTGGGCGCGGCGTTCAGCCAGGGCATGCGTTCATACCTGCGAGCAGCCTATGCAGAGGCGATAGAGCACTTCAAGGCGGCGCTCATCGCCGCCTATGTTGACGGCGAGGAGCAGGCCCAGATCTATGAGCGGGAACGCGCGATCATCTACCTCTATATCGGCAACGCGCTGGCCTTCCAAGAAGACTGGGAGGGCGCTCTGCGCGAGTACCTCGAAGCTGTCCAGACGGACTCGCAACTGGCCGAGGCGCACTACAATCTGGGGGTGGCCTTCGCGGCCCTGAACCAGATTGACCGGGCCATCGCTGCCTTCAAGGAGACGCTAGAGCACAACCCCAGGCTCTACGAGGCCCATTTCGCTCTGGGGCGCTGCTATCAGAAGATCGACGACGCCGGACGGGCCTACATCCATTACAACAGCGCATGTAACGCTCGCCCGCAGGCGGCTGAGCCGCGCTACTACATGGGCCTGATGCATCAGAGCCATGGCGCGCACGAACTGGCCCAGCGCTGCTTCGCCGAGGCTTTGCGCGTCGAACCGACCTTTGTCTCGCCCGATCCGGAGCCGGGTGACAGCGCTCTGGTCACCCGGAGCGAGGAAGAGGTCGCGCAGTGGTACTACCGGCTCAGCCACGCGCTCAAACAACAGAACTATGAGGAGGAGGCCGAGCGGATCTACCGGGCGCTGCTACAGTGGCGGCCCCAGGAATACCTGGCGCACTATCTGCTGGGCAACCTGCTGGCGCGCCAGCAGCGCTGGGATGAAGCGTTGGAGGAGTATCGGCAGGTTCCGCCCGAGCACAGCCACTATGTTGACGCCCGGCTGCGCATGAGCGCGGTGCTGCGGCTGCGGAAACAGCCCCGCGAGGCCTACGAACTGCTCTTCGACTGCGCCCGGCTCTATCCGAACAGTGGGCGGCTCTTCTTGAGCATGGGCAAGCTACTCTACGATATGGGGCTGAACGGGCAGGCCACGCGCGCGTTCGAGCGCGCGGTGGAACTGCTGCCAAACGATGCGCAGGCGCACTACCTGCTGGGTTTCATGTATACCGTTCTCGGTCGGGAGCACTGGGCGCTGGCGGCCTGGCGCAAGGCCGTGGAACTGGCCCCCGACGCCCATTCGCTGCGTTACGATCTGGGCTACATGTACGTGCGCAGGGGGTTGTACAAACTCGCCGTCACCGAGTTTCAGCACGTGCTCGACCACTGGCCAGACGATATTGAGACCACCTTCATGCTCGGGTTGTGTTACCGGGAGATTCTGGAACCCGACAAGGCCATTCCGCTGTTCGAGAAGGTGTTGCGATCAAATCCGCGCCACGTTCAGGCCCTGTACTACCTGGGGGCCTGCTATCTGCAGATCGGCAACGCGCCGCTGGGCAAGGCCTATTTGCGGCGCTACGATCATCTGATGCGGCAGATGCCGGTGGTCGCTCGTCCCGCCATGCGTAGTCGGCGAACGACAGACAGCCCCGCCGGCGCGACACACCAGCCGCCTGGCGGCAGGGTGCGCGAGTCCTCGGCGAATGGGGTGCGTTGA
- a CDS encoding ATP-binding protein, producing MERVELNIPSNPIFERVVRASAAEVGNAIGFSEERVEDLKLAISEAVNNAIDHGNRREAGKLVAVVFEIDGEKLEIRISDQGSGLERFDPSRRVIDEQSLESGHLRGFGMYLISELVDHLEVSTSHRGTVLTLRLYRREEP from the coding sequence ATGGAGCGTGTCGAGCTCAACATCCCTTCGAACCCCATTTTCGAGCGGGTGGTGCGTGCCAGCGCCGCAGAAGTAGGCAACGCGATCGGGTTTTCGGAGGAGCGAGTTGAGGATCTGAAGCTCGCCATTAGTGAGGCGGTAAACAATGCCATTGATCACGGCAATCGGCGTGAAGCGGGAAAACTGGTTGCCGTGGTCTTCGAGATTGATGGTGAGAAACTGGAAATACGGATCAGCGATCAGGGAAGCGGGCTCGAGCGCTTCGACCCTTCACGGCGAGTGATTGACGAGCAAAGTCTTGAGAGCGGTCATCTGCGCGGGTTTGGGATGTATCTGATCAGCGAGCTGGTAGATCACCTGGAAGTGAGCACATCACACCGCGGTACGGTGCTTACCCTGCGGCTCTATCGGAGGGAGGAGCCATGA
- a CDS encoding STAS domain-containing protein: MSDIILREEFGDVAILHIVSTSVDAISAAAIAAECQEMRPVTVLDFSEVSFINSAGISALLKFVVTARKSGFKLFAMNVSPHHQKIFKMVEMSRFMPIIEAHELAAYR; encoded by the coding sequence ATGAGCGACATCATCCTGCGGGAGGAGTTCGGCGACGTCGCCATCCTACACATCGTCAGCACCAGCGTCGACGCAATCTCCGCCGCGGCAATCGCTGCGGAATGCCAGGAGATGCGCCCGGTAACTGTACTTGATTTCAGCGAAGTGTCATTTATCAACTCGGCTGGAATCTCAGCCCTCCTCAAGTTTGTGGTGACGGCGCGGAAATCAGGTTTCAAACTCTTCGCCATGAACGTAAGCCCACACCATCAGAAAATCTTTAAAATGGTTGAGATGTCGCGCTTCATGCCTATTATTGAGGCCCACGAACTGGCGGCGTATCGCTAG
- a CDS encoding response regulator, whose amino-acid sequence MSPTVMIVEDDPSTRRLYRFLLANSGYTVVEAEDGIVALERLQNTAVDVIITDMNMPRMGGIELVRALRQNHSDIYVIMVTAFGTPDTEKNAYRAGVNEYLTKPFEFEELERRVKDFFARRAGA is encoded by the coding sequence GTGTCGCCAACGGTGATGATTGTGGAAGACGATCCCTCAACCAGGCGCCTCTACCGGTTTCTGCTCGCCAACAGCGGTTATACCGTCGTTGAGGCCGAGGATGGCATCGTCGCGCTTGAGCGTCTCCAGAACACAGCAGTTGATGTTATCATCACTGACATGAACATGCCTCGCATGGGGGGGATAGAGCTGGTTCGTGCCTTGCGCCAGAACCACTCGGACATCTATGTGATCATGGTCACCGCATTTGGCACGCCTGATACCGAGAAGAACGCCTACCGCGCGGGGGTCAACGAATACCTCACCAAGCCCTTTGAATTTGAGGAGCTCGAGCGTCGCGTCAAGGACTTTTTTGCCCGTCGCGCGGGCGCGTAG
- a CDS encoding response regulator, whose product MADVLLAPDAIVARPRLLVVEDDVHVRTFCQRLLRTKYIVETAEHGGQAIELLQHQPYDLALVDLDMPVMDGIALLEHIRQRHAETDVVVFTAYASVDSARQALKLGALDYLSKPVEAENLERTVRSALELRRIRQEKERLSDLVFMYQFSQLIATSLDVETQAVQIAEFLGQRFLPESLALSLLCPESQTLRLLAARSSRREESRERAVALDADCDATALQAAHLALSAHRGSEGDDRFAGVVLRSHDRPIGFLHLTRRSEQPPFDAAERRLLSIFAGQVAASLDNARLYQALRDQNWQTIAALAEAIEARDAHTFGHSRQVTRYAVRLAEEVGLSADRLEVLTYAGLLHDVGKIGIRDQILLKPGRLDNEEFAVMQQHPRIGVRIIERVSGLRAVLPIIESHHERYDGSGYPQGLAGEDIPLEARILAIADAFEAMTADRAYRPAMAPEQALEVLLRGRGSAWDPHLVERFVEIYRREGERLRVEGLVPQLPISAAPSETALIPR is encoded by the coding sequence ATGGCTGATGTGTTGCTGGCGCCAGACGCCATTGTCGCCCGGCCGCGCCTGCTGGTGGTCGAGGACGACGTCCACGTTCGCACCTTCTGCCAGCGGTTGCTCCGCACCAAGTATATCGTTGAAACCGCCGAGCACGGAGGGCAGGCGATCGAGTTGCTCCAGCACCAGCCCTACGACCTGGCGCTGGTTGATCTCGATATGCCCGTGATGGACGGCATCGCGCTACTGGAGCACATCCGTCAGCGCCACGCTGAAACTGACGTAGTGGTGTTCACTGCCTATGCCAGCGTTGACTCGGCGCGTCAGGCCCTGAAGCTCGGTGCGCTTGACTACCTCTCGAAACCGGTCGAAGCGGAGAACCTGGAGCGCACGGTGCGCTCGGCGCTGGAACTGCGACGCATACGGCAGGAAAAAGAACGGCTCTCAGATCTGGTTTTTATGTACCAGTTCAGCCAGTTGATCGCCACCTCTCTAGATGTCGAGACCCAGGCCGTCCAGATCGCCGAATTTCTTGGGCAGCGCTTCCTGCCCGAATCGCTGGCCCTCTCGCTCCTCTGCCCTGAGAGTCAGACCCTGCGCCTGCTGGCGGCGCGTTCGAGCCGGAGGGAAGAGTCAAGGGAGCGAGCGGTGGCCCTGGACGCGGACTGCGATGCGACGGCATTGCAGGCGGCCCATCTGGCATTGAGCGCGCATCGTGGGAGCGAGGGTGACGACCGTTTCGCGGGAGTGGTACTGCGGAGCCATGATCGCCCGATAGGCTTTCTGCATCTGACCCGGCGCTCCGAGCAGCCGCCCTTCGATGCCGCTGAGCGCCGCCTGTTGAGCATCTTCGCCGGGCAGGTGGCGGCTTCGCTGGACAATGCGCGGCTGTATCAGGCGCTCAGGGATCAGAACTGGCAGACCATCGCGGCGCTGGCCGAGGCGATCGAGGCCCGCGACGCGCACACCTTCGGCCACTCGCGGCAGGTGACGCGCTACGCCGTGCGACTGGCCGAGGAAGTGGGCCTGTCCGCCGATCGGCTGGAGGTGCTGACCTACGCCGGCCTGCTCCACGATGTGGGAAAGATCGGCATTCGGGACCAGATTCTGCTGAAGCCGGGGCGGCTCGACAATGAGGAGTTTGCGGTGATGCAGCAGCATCCGCGCATCGGGGTGCGGATCATCGAGCGCGTGAGCGGCCTGCGCGCGGTGCTGCCCATCATCGAGAGCCATCACGAGCGCTACGACGGCAGCGGGTATCCGCAGGGTCTGGCCGGCGAGGACATTCCGCTGGAGGCGCGCATTCTGGCCATTGCCGACGCATTCGAAGCGATGACCGCCGATCGGGCCTACCGGCCAGCGATGGCTCCTGAGCAGGCGCTTGAGGTTTTGCTGCGCGGTCGCGGGAGCGCCTGGGACCCTCACCTGGTTGAGCGCTTTGTGGAGATCTACCGGCGTGAAGGAGAGCGCCTGCGGGTTGAGGGACTGGTGCCGCAACTGCCGATTTCAGCGGCGCCTTCAGAGACGGCGCTAATACCACGCTGA
- the gyrA gene encoding DNA gyrase subunit A: MEIGIVRPVNITTEMRTAYLSYAMSVIVSRALPDARDGLKPVQRRILYGMWDMGFRSSDAYKKCARIVGDVLGKMHPHGDGAVYDALARLAQPWSMRYPLVDGQGNFGSIDGDPPAAMRYTEARLAPIAEELLVDIDRNTVDFRDNFDGSYKEPTVLPARLPNLLLNGASGIAVGMATNIPPHNLGELCDAISCVIDNPEATVEDLIKIIPGPDFPTAASILGTEGILAAYSTGRGQITLRARAHIEEASRGAFNIVVTELPYQVNKARLQERIAELARERKIEGIRDVRDESDRSGMRLVIVLRSDAQPKKVLNALYKHTQMQTTFGINMLALVEGGRQPRVLTLKRLLQEYINHRQEVIRRRTEFDLEKARDRAHILEGLKIALDHLDEVIRTIRESRSAESARNNLMRVFNLSERQAQAILDMQLRRLAALERKKIEDEYQEVIKLIAELEDILANPRKVLHLIKEDMRYLKEKYGDERRTRIVPDVTGEVNDEDLIPDVRVLITITDRGYIKRQAADSYRTQRRGGRGVKGMVTREQDIVRHLLICSSLDNLLFFTDKGKVYQLKAHEVPDSSRTARGLPLVNLISLEPGEQVTSMLAVPDFNGEYLVMATRRGKIKRTHLQEYSQVRSNGLIAIGLEEGDTLGWVQVSHGDEDVLLTTAQGQTARFRQSEVRPMGRPATGVNGINLADDDRVISMQLARPGHDLLVVTARGIGKRTSLDEYPTKGRATGGVITMRLRPGDEIAGAAIVSDRSLLTFVTASGVVMRTTTDDVPRLGRATQGVIVVNLAPGDRLTALSVEELDEPESEPPTIVSPNGA; the protein is encoded by the coding sequence ATGGAGATCGGAATCGTCCGGCCCGTCAACATCACCACCGAGATGCGCACCGCCTACCTGAGCTACGCGATGAGCGTCATTGTCTCGCGCGCGCTCCCCGATGCCCGCGATGGGCTGAAGCCGGTGCAGCGGCGCATCCTCTACGGGATGTGGGACATGGGCTTCCGCAGCAGTGACGCCTATAAGAAGTGCGCGCGCATCGTGGGCGACGTGCTGGGCAAAATGCATCCCCACGGCGATGGCGCCGTCTATGACGCCCTGGCGCGCCTGGCGCAGCCCTGGAGTATGCGCTATCCCCTCGTAGACGGGCAGGGAAACTTTGGCAGCATCGACGGCGACCCGCCGGCGGCTATGCGCTACACCGAGGCTCGCCTGGCGCCGATCGCCGAGGAATTGCTGGTTGACATTGATAGAAATACGGTAGATTTTCGCGATAATTTTGACGGCTCATACAAAGAGCCGACCGTTCTCCCCGCCCGGTTGCCTAATCTGCTCCTCAATGGCGCCTCGGGCATCGCTGTGGGCATGGCGACCAATATCCCGCCCCACAACCTGGGTGAACTCTGCGATGCCATTAGCTGCGTAATTGACAACCCCGAGGCGACAGTTGAGGATCTGATCAAGATCATCCCCGGCCCCGACTTCCCGACCGCCGCCAGCATCCTCGGTACGGAAGGCATCCTCGCCGCTTACAGCACCGGGCGCGGCCAGATCACCCTGCGCGCCCGGGCCCACATCGAGGAGGCCTCGCGCGGCGCCTTCAATATCGTCGTCACCGAACTGCCCTACCAGGTGAACAAGGCGCGCCTCCAGGAACGCATCGCCGAACTGGCCAGAGAGCGCAAGATCGAGGGCATTCGCGACGTCCGCGATGAGTCCGATCGCAGCGGCATGCGCCTGGTCATCGTGCTCAGGAGCGATGCGCAGCCGAAAAAGGTGCTCAACGCCCTCTACAAGCACACGCAGATGCAGACCACCTTCGGCATCAACATGCTGGCCCTCGTCGAAGGCGGTCGTCAACCCAGAGTGCTTACCCTCAAACGCCTGCTCCAGGAATACATTAACCACCGCCAGGAAGTCATCCGCCGGCGCACCGAATTCGACCTGGAAAAAGCCCGTGACCGCGCCCATATCCTCGAGGGCCTCAAGATCGCCCTCGATCATCTCGATGAGGTCATTCGCACTATTCGCGAATCGCGCAGCGCCGAGAGCGCCAGAAATAACCTGATGCGCGTCTTCAACCTCAGCGAGCGCCAGGCTCAGGCTATTCTGGATATGCAACTCCGCCGCCTGGCGGCTCTTGAGCGTAAGAAGATTGAAGACGAGTACCAGGAGGTCATCAAGCTCATCGCCGAACTCGAAGATATTCTCGCCAACCCCAGGAAGGTGCTCCACCTGATCAAGGAGGATATGCGCTACCTCAAGGAGAAATACGGCGATGAGCGCCGCACCCGCATCGTGCCCGATGTGACCGGCGAGGTGAACGACGAGGATCTCATTCCCGATGTGCGCGTATTGATCACCATCACCGACCGCGGCTACATCAAGCGCCAGGCCGCCGATAGCTATCGCACCCAGCGCCGCGGCGGGCGCGGCGTCAAGGGCATGGTGACCCGTGAGCAGGATATTGTGCGTCACCTGCTCATCTGTAGCTCACTGGATAACCTGCTGTTCTTCACCGATAAGGGCAAGGTCTACCAGCTCAAGGCCCACGAGGTGCCCGATAGCTCGCGCACCGCCAGGGGTCTGCCCCTGGTGAACCTGATCTCTCTGGAGCCTGGTGAACAGGTGACCAGCATGCTCGCCGTCCCCGACTTCAATGGTGAATATCTGGTTATGGCCACCCGGCGGGGCAAGATCAAGCGCACCCATCTGCAAGAGTATAGCCAGGTCCGCTCCAACGGCCTGATCGCGATCGGTCTCGAAGAAGGCGACACCCTGGGCTGGGTGCAGGTGAGCCATGGCGATGAGGATGTCCTGCTCACCACCGCGCAAGGGCAAACTGCCCGCTTCCGCCAGAGCGAGGTGCGCCCCATGGGGCGCCCGGCCACTGGCGTGAACGGGATCAACCTCGCCGACGACGACCGGGTGATCAGCATGCAACTCGCCAGGCCCGGCCACGATTTGCTCGTTGTGACCGCCCGCGGCATCGGGAAGCGCACCAGCCTCGATGAGTATCCGACCAAGGGCCGCGCCACCGGCGGCGTCATCACGATGCGCCTGCGACCGGGCGATGAGATCGCCGGCGCCGCAATCGTCAGCGATCGCTCGTTGCTCACTTTTGTCACCGCCAGCGGCGTGGTGATGCGCACCACAACCGATGATGTCCCGCGGCTCGGCCGCGCCACCCAGGGCGTCATTGTCGTCAATCTCGCCCCCGGTGACCGCCTGACTGCCCTTTCGGTCGAGGAACTCGACGAACCGGAGAGTGAACCGCCGACGATTGTCAGCCCTAATGGCGCCTGA